In one window of Mercurialis annua linkage group LG4, ddMerAnnu1.2, whole genome shotgun sequence DNA:
- the LOC126678637 gene encoding ATP-dependent DNA helicase PIF1-like: MVLALKPTFITVQSSKAPPLLFSVILHGLYNLYRNFSTLAGSTISKNAPFSYKKRTKCKKNIGNAEPKIKWTEEQKNIVTDVRGGFSVFITGSAGTGKTVLLKHIINILKRAHGSSRVAVTASTGIAACAIKGQTLHSFAGFGNGNGDIGTLLDRIGRNERAFKRWKKVKVLVIDEISMIDANMFEKLECIARNIRGSKEIWGGIQLIVSGDFFQLPPVLDKHNSSGKVFAFEADCWGASFDSQVEITEVFRQTDAELIRLLQKMRKGVIDLEDLKLLEQCCSSEEPDVSVARLYPRIEDVNRINEERIKSLGEKLVVYRAADGGPDISNFSKVIEQGMASERLELCIGARVILNKNLKVWCKLCNGATGTVTGFFRSHEDVKDLSPDNLLPIVKFDSGVEEVIKPQKWEYFFDNKLVAWRYQLPLRLAWALSIHKSQGMTIDRLHTDLSRIFCCGMAYVVLSRVKTLKGLHLSGFSPSMIRAEPKVIHFYKQLAVEQGKEDEDVNYKE, translated from the exons ATGGTCCTTGCTCTTAAGCCCACGTTCATAACAGTTCAGAGTTCAAAAGCTCCACCATTATTGTTCTCCGTAATTCTTCATGGATTGTACA ATTTGTATAGAAATTTTAGTACTTTAGCTGGCAGTACTATTTCAAAGAATGCTCCATTTAGTTATAAGAAGAGAACCAAATGCAAGAAGAACATAGGCAATGCTGAACCCAAAATTAAATGGACCGAGGAACAGAAAAATATAGTGACTGATGTTCGCGGCGGATTCTCCGTGTTTATCACTGGTTCTGCTGGCACTGGAAAGACAGTTTTGCTTAAGCATATTATCAATATTTTGAAAAGAGCTCATGGTTCTTCTCGTGTTGCTGTCACTGCTTCCACTGGCATTGCTGCTTGTGCTATTAAAGGGCAGACACTTCATTCTTTCGCTGGTTTCGGAAATGGTAATGGTGATATTGGAACATTGCTAGATAGGATTGGAAGGAACGAGCGTGCTTTTAAGAGATGGAAGAAGGTGAAGGTGTTAGTTATAGATGAAATCAGTATGATTGATGCgaatatgtttgaaaagcttGAATGCATTGCTAGAAATATAAGGGGTTCGAAGGAGATATGGGGTGGAATACAGCTTATCGTCAGTGGGGATTTCTTTCAGTTGCCGCCGGTTCTTGATAAACACAATTCGTCGGGCAAAGTGTTTGCATTTGAAGCAGATTGTTGGGGTGCAAGTTTTGATTCACAAGTTGAAATTACAGAGGTGTTTAGGCAGACAGATGCTGAACTCATCAGGTTACTGCAAAAGATGAGGAAAGGAGTGATTGATTTAGAGGATTTGAAGCTTTTAGAACAATGTTGTTCCAGCGAGGAGCCAGACGTCTCAGTAGCAAGGCTTTATCCGAGGATAGAAGATGTAAATAGAATTAACGAGGAGAGGATAAAAAGCTTGGGTGAGAAACTAGTTGTGTATAGAGCTGCTGATGGGGGGCCTGACATAAGCAATTTTTCAAAGGTGATAGAGCAGGGGATGGCTAGTGAGCGACTCGAGCTTTGTATAGGAGCGAGGGTGATACTGAACAAGAACTTGAAAGTTTGGTGCAAGCTTTGTAATGGCGCCACAGGTACTGTTACTGGATTTTTCCGTTCACACGAGGATGTTAAAGATCTGTCTCCCGATAACCTATTGCCTATAGTGAAATTCGATTCAGGTGTCGAAGAAGTGATCAAACCACAAAAATGggaatatttttttgataataaattagttGCTTGGAGATATCAGTTACCTCTAAGGTTAGCATGGGCTTTAAGTATACACAAATCCCAGGGAATGACGATTGACCGCCTTCACACAGATCTCTCCAGAATATTTTGCTGTGGAATGGCCTACGTTGTACTTTCCCGTGTTAAGACGTTGAAAGGTCTTCATTTGTCAGGTTTCAGTCCGTCGATGATTAGGGCAGAGCCGAAGGTTATACATTTTTATAAACAGTTAGCAGTTGAACAGGGCAAAGAGGATGAAGATGTGAACTACAAAGAGTAA
- the LOC126677823 gene encoding integrin-linked protein kinase 1, protein MDLPTQSSSTTTNTPARFTLGKQSSLKPERNNHSPPSTSDAAAAAKEEAEEEEEDSVVDPRVRLMYLANEGDIEGIKKLVECGTNVNFKDIDGRTALHVASCQRLTDVVQLLLDSGADINPKDRWGSTPLADAIYYKNHDVIKLLEKHGAKTPIAPMHVQNAREVPEYEIDPSELDFSNSVDITKGTFRIASWRGIQVAVKTLGEEVFTDENKVNAFRDELSLLQKIRHPNVVQFLGAVTQSSPMMIVTEYLPKGDLCAYLKLKGALKPKVAVKFALDIARGLNYLHEHKPEAIIHRDLEPSNILRDDSGHLKVADFGVSKLLKLTKTVKEDRPCQDTSLRYVAPEVYRNEEYDTKVDVFSFALILQEMIEGSPPFSTRKDHEVPKAYAANERPPFRAPSKHYSHGLKELIEECWSQEPFKRPTFKEIITRLENTNNRLARKSRWQVGPLKCLQNFEAMLRRDRLNPSSYSRSLSR, encoded by the exons ATGGACTTACCAAcacaatcatcatcaacaacgACGAATACTCCTGCTCGCTTCACTCTAGGCAAGCAGTCCTCACTAAAGCCTGAACGAAACAACCACTCTCCTCCGTCTACATCGGATGCCGCAGCGGCGGCGAAGGAGGAGgcagaggaggaggaggaggattcAGTAGTGGACCCCAGGGTGAGGTTAATGTATTTAGCGAACGAAGGAGATATTGAGGGAATAAAGAAACTGGTAGAGTGTGGTACTAATGTTAATTTCAAAGATATTGATGGCCGTACTGCTTTACATGTCGCTTCTTGTCAACGCTTAACCGACGTCGTTCAGCTGCTTCTTGATTCTGGCGCCGACATCAATCCGAAGGATCGCTGGGGCAGCACT CCTCTTGCTGATgccatatattataaaaatcacGACGTGATCAAACTGTTAGAGAAACATGGTGCAAAAACACCG ATAGCTCCCATGCATGTCCAAAATGCCCGTGAAGTCCCAGAGTATGAGATTGATCCTAGCGAACTTGATTTTTCGAATAGTGTTGATATAACAAAG GGAACTTTTCGCATTGCATCATGGCGTGGAATTCAAGTTGCTGTTAAAACACTGGGAGAAGAGGTTTTTACTGATGAAAATAAAGT CAATGCTTTTAGGGATGAGCTTTCATTACTTCAGAAGATTCGTCATCCAAATGTTGTTCAATTCCTAGGTGCTGTAACACAAAGCAGTCCGATGATGATTGTGACAGAATATTTACCTAAG GGAGATCTTTGTGCATATTTGAAGCTAAAAGGTGCATTGAAGCCAAAGGTAGCTGTGAAGTTTGCTCTTGACATTGCTAG GGGATTGAACTACTTACATGAGCATAAACCTGAAGCAATAATTCACAGAGATCTTGAGCCTTC AAATATACTGCGGGATGATTCTGGACATCTGAAAGTTGCAGACTTTGGAGTCAGTAAGCTTcttaaattaacaaaaacgGTTAAGGAAGACAGGCCATGTCAAGACACTTCTT TGCGATATGTGGCTCCGGAGGTCTACAGAAATGAAGAATACGATACTAAAGTGGATGTTTTTTCATTTGCCTTGATCTTACAAGAG ATGATCGAAGGGTCTCCACCATTTTCGACTAGAAAAGATCATGAAGTTCCTAAAGCTTATGCTGCCAATGAACGGCCTCCATTTAGAGCTCCTTCCAAACATTATTCGCATGGACTAAAGGA GCTGATAGAGGAATGTTGGAGTCAGGAACCATTCAAAAGACCAACATTCAAGGAAATAATAACCAGATTGGAGAATACAAACAATCGACTTGCACGTAAAAGTAGATGGCAGGTTGGCCCGCTTAAATGTCTACAAAATTTTGAAGCAATGTTGAGGAGAGATCGGCTGAATCCAAGCAGCTACTCAAGATCTTTAAGCAGATGA
- the LOC126677619 gene encoding serine/threonine-protein phosphatase 5 isoform X1: protein MESEDLAISRAEEIKVQANEAFKVHKFAQAIDLYTQAIELSGQNAVYWANRAFAHTKLEEYGSAIQDASKAIEIDPKYSKGYYRRGAAYLAMGKFKEALKDFQQVKKISPNDPDATKKLKECEKAVMKLKFEEAIALPHSERRSIAESIDFRSIGTGPSSSSLPTQVAIAPVAVAVVVAAMILVGQERAPVLVAVLMVILVVLGAFWWGGWSVSGVFTKRQILDLDVESQYSGAIIEGDCVTLDFIKKMIEDFKNQKCLHKRYAFQIVLQTRDMLRDLPSLVDINVPDGKHFTVCGDVHGQFYDLLNIFELNGLPSEENPYLFNGDFVDRGSFSLEVILTLFAFKCMCPSAMYLSRGNHESKSMNKIYGFEGEVRSKLNETFVELFAEVFCCLPLSHVINQKVFIVHGGLFSVDGVKLSDIRAIDRFCEPPEEGLMCELLWSDPQPFPGRGPSKRGVGLSFGGDVTKKFLQENNLDLVVRSHEVKDEGYEIEHDGKLITVFSAPNYCDQMGNKGAFIRFEAPELKPNIVTFSAVPHPDVKPMAYANNFLRMFQ, encoded by the exons ATGGAATCTGAAGATTTAGCAATTTCAAGAGCTGAAGAAATTAAAGTTCAAGCTAATGAAGCATTTAAAG TTCATAAGTTTGCTCAGGCTATTGATTTATATACGCAAGCAATTGAATTAAGTGGTCAGAATGCTGTTTACTGGGCGAATCGGGCATTTGCTCATACTAAATTGGAGGAGTATGGAAGTGCTATACAAGATGCTTCAAAGGCTATTGAGATTGATCCTAAATATTCGAAG GGTTATTACAGGCGAGGTGCTGCTTATCTTGCTATGGGGAAATTTAAAGAAGCACTGAAGGACTTTCAACAG GTCAAGAAGATCAGTCCAAATGATCCTGATGCTACCAAGAAACTAAAGGAATGTGAGAAGGCAGTAATGAAGCTTAAGTTTGAAGAAGCTATTGCTCTACCCCATTCTGAAAGACGCTCAATAGCTGAATCTATTGATTTTCGTTCTATAG GGACTGGCCCCAGTTCATCATCTTTGCCCACCCAAGTGGCCATAGCACCAGTAGCAGTAGCAGTTGTGGTTGCAGCTATGATTTTGGTAGGACAAGAAAGAGCTCCAGTGTTGGTGGCAGTACTGATGGTGATACTGGTGGTCTTAGGGGCATTTTGGTGGGGTGGCTGGAGTGTTAGTGGTGTATTTACCAAGAGACAAATACTTGACCTAG ATGTGGAGTCACAGTACAGCGGGGCAATTATAGAGGGAGACTGTGTTACTTTGGATTTTATCAAGAAAATGATAGAAGACTTCAAGAATCAAAAGTGCTTACATAAACG ATACGCATTCCAGATTGTCTTACAAACAAGGGACATGTTAAGAGATTTGCCATCTTTGGTTGATATAAATGTTCCCGATGGGAAGCATTTCACTGTTTGTGGTGATGTTCATGGTCAG TTCTATGATTTGCTGAACATTTTTGAACTCAATGGTCTTCCCTCAGAAGAGAATCCATATCTGTTTAATGGTGACTTTGTGGACAGGGGATCGTTTTCTCTTGAGGTCATCCTCACATTGTTTGCGTTTAAATGCATGTGTCCATCAG CCATGTATCTGTCTAGAGGAAATCATGAAAGCAAGAGTATGAACAAGATCTATGGTTTTGAGGGTGAGGTCAGATCCAAATTGAATGAGACGTTTGTGGAACTTTTCGCAGAAGTATTTTGCTGTTTACCTCTGTCTCATGTTATAAATCAGAAGGTATTTATAGTTCATGGGGGCCTTTTTAGTGTAGATGGCGTCAAATTATCTGATATTAGAGCCATTGACCGGTTTTGTGAGCCCCCCGAGGAAG GGTTGATGTGTGAATTGCTATGGAGTGATCCACAACCTTTCCCTGGAAGAGGCCCTAGCAAGCGGGGCGTAGGCCTTTCTTTTGGTGGGGATGTGACAAAAAAGTTTTTGCAGGAGAATAATCTTG ATTTAGTTGTACGATCTCATGAAGTTAAGGATGAAGGTTATGAGATTGAGCATGATGGTAAACTTATTACTGTTTTCTCTGCTCCAAATTACTGTGATCAG ATGGGTAATAAGGGTGCTTTTATTCGATTTGAAGCCCCCGAGTTGAAGCCAAATATTGTTACATTCTCAGCAGTG CCTCACCCTGATGTGAAGCCAATGGCATATGCAAACAACTTCCTGAGAATGTTCCAATAG
- the LOC126677619 gene encoding serine/threonine-protein phosphatase 5 isoform X2, giving the protein MESEDLAISRAEEIKVQANEAFKVHKFAQAIDLYTQAIELSGQNAVYWANRAFAHTKLEEYGSAIQDASKAIEIDPKYSKGYYRRGAAYLAMGKFKEALKDFQQVKKISPNDPDATKKLKECEKAVMKLKFEEAIALPHSERRSIAESIDFRSIDVESQYSGAIIEGDCVTLDFIKKMIEDFKNQKCLHKRYAFQIVLQTRDMLRDLPSLVDINVPDGKHFTVCGDVHGQFYDLLNIFELNGLPSEENPYLFNGDFVDRGSFSLEVILTLFAFKCMCPSAMYLSRGNHESKSMNKIYGFEGEVRSKLNETFVELFAEVFCCLPLSHVINQKVFIVHGGLFSVDGVKLSDIRAIDRFCEPPEEGLMCELLWSDPQPFPGRGPSKRGVGLSFGGDVTKKFLQENNLDLVVRSHEVKDEGYEIEHDGKLITVFSAPNYCDQMGNKGAFIRFEAPELKPNIVTFSAVPHPDVKPMAYANNFLRMFQ; this is encoded by the exons ATGGAATCTGAAGATTTAGCAATTTCAAGAGCTGAAGAAATTAAAGTTCAAGCTAATGAAGCATTTAAAG TTCATAAGTTTGCTCAGGCTATTGATTTATATACGCAAGCAATTGAATTAAGTGGTCAGAATGCTGTTTACTGGGCGAATCGGGCATTTGCTCATACTAAATTGGAGGAGTATGGAAGTGCTATACAAGATGCTTCAAAGGCTATTGAGATTGATCCTAAATATTCGAAG GGTTATTACAGGCGAGGTGCTGCTTATCTTGCTATGGGGAAATTTAAAGAAGCACTGAAGGACTTTCAACAG GTCAAGAAGATCAGTCCAAATGATCCTGATGCTACCAAGAAACTAAAGGAATGTGAGAAGGCAGTAATGAAGCTTAAGTTTGAAGAAGCTATTGCTCTACCCCATTCTGAAAGACGCTCAATAGCTGAATCTATTGATTTTCGTTCTATAG ATGTGGAGTCACAGTACAGCGGGGCAATTATAGAGGGAGACTGTGTTACTTTGGATTTTATCAAGAAAATGATAGAAGACTTCAAGAATCAAAAGTGCTTACATAAACG ATACGCATTCCAGATTGTCTTACAAACAAGGGACATGTTAAGAGATTTGCCATCTTTGGTTGATATAAATGTTCCCGATGGGAAGCATTTCACTGTTTGTGGTGATGTTCATGGTCAG TTCTATGATTTGCTGAACATTTTTGAACTCAATGGTCTTCCCTCAGAAGAGAATCCATATCTGTTTAATGGTGACTTTGTGGACAGGGGATCGTTTTCTCTTGAGGTCATCCTCACATTGTTTGCGTTTAAATGCATGTGTCCATCAG CCATGTATCTGTCTAGAGGAAATCATGAAAGCAAGAGTATGAACAAGATCTATGGTTTTGAGGGTGAGGTCAGATCCAAATTGAATGAGACGTTTGTGGAACTTTTCGCAGAAGTATTTTGCTGTTTACCTCTGTCTCATGTTATAAATCAGAAGGTATTTATAGTTCATGGGGGCCTTTTTAGTGTAGATGGCGTCAAATTATCTGATATTAGAGCCATTGACCGGTTTTGTGAGCCCCCCGAGGAAG GGTTGATGTGTGAATTGCTATGGAGTGATCCACAACCTTTCCCTGGAAGAGGCCCTAGCAAGCGGGGCGTAGGCCTTTCTTTTGGTGGGGATGTGACAAAAAAGTTTTTGCAGGAGAATAATCTTG ATTTAGTTGTACGATCTCATGAAGTTAAGGATGAAGGTTATGAGATTGAGCATGATGGTAAACTTATTACTGTTTTCTCTGCTCCAAATTACTGTGATCAG ATGGGTAATAAGGGTGCTTTTATTCGATTTGAAGCCCCCGAGTTGAAGCCAAATATTGTTACATTCTCAGCAGTG CCTCACCCTGATGTGAAGCCAATGGCATATGCAAACAACTTCCTGAGAATGTTCCAATAG
- the LOC126678638 gene encoding uncharacterized protein LOC126678638 isoform X1, whose translation MLIFYLNVDFQSGMDTIATFIQYNGYWNDKLQYTDFSVKGLLIPKDSSMNNLEQLLANQLQVNLEEENLKIKYQVKPDYPPLIIQDNDALVFYFQMKSKQSDPTQFPLCIEIEKKMRDISLYVSSSRSTQQNINRNAEVCQQQDNSTNIDNSESVSNMFQYATNVGNLLNEDQEVESPYVENMVIDEVKAIEIEEGQKYKDKRTLKTILSIYAINNHFQFRSYKSCKIEYIAICNEPECEWKLRSSRNKRSNVFIVRKFNKVHSCKVGERMADKRQATSDLIGNFVKDKYANFKTVYTPADIIRDMKKEYGVELTYQKAWRSKEKGLELTRGNPAESYRLLPSYLHALKSTNPGSVAELETKEERFLYVFISLNASIQGWGFCKPVIVVDGTFLKAAYGGTLLTAATQDAANKIFPLAFCVVDSENDASWEWFFNKVRETFGVREGMCIISDRHDSIKKAIEKVYPEAHHGICTYHLFNNVKARYRRAKGEIREHFFGAAKAYTLEQFGKHMEELDKFDPKIREYLNDVGFEKWTTLYSTNNRYSTMTSNIAESLNATNIAARELPITTMLEFLRSLVQKWTHANRICARSLKTDMSKVAEDILNENYIRSLHLTVFLKIKIC comes from the exons atgttgattttttatttgaatgttGACTTTCAATCAGGAATGGATACAATTGCAACTTTTATTCAGTATAATGGCTATTGGAATGATAAACTCCAGTATACAGATTTTTCTGTTAAGGGACTTCTTATTCCAAAAGATTCTAGTATGAATAATCTTGAACAATTATTGGCAAACCAGCTACAAGTGAATTTAGAAGAagaaaatctgaaaatcaaGTATCAG GTTAAACCAGATTATCCACCGCTAATAATACAAGATAATGATGCTTTAGTATTCTACTTCCAGATGAAAAGCAAACAATCAGATCCAACACAGTTTCCACTTtgcattgaaattgaaaaaaaaatgagagataTATCATTATATGTTTCATCATCGAGATCAACACAACAAAACATCAACAGAAATGCAGAAGTTTGTCAACAGCAAGACAACTCAACAAATATTGATAATTCAGAGTCGGTTTCAAACATGTTTCAATATGCAACAAATGTCGGAAATTTGTTAAATGAAGATCAAGAAGTCGAAAGCCCGTACGTAGAGAATATGGTCATTGATGAAGTAAAGGCGATAGAAATAGAAGAAGGGCAGAAATACAAAGACAAGCGCACGTTGAAGACTATATTAAGCATTTATGCAATCAACAATCATTTCCAATTCAGATCTTACAAGTCGTGCAAGATTGAATATATAGCAATCTGCAATGAACCAGAGTGTGAATGGAAACTGAGATCTTCGAGaaataaaagatcaaatgtCTTTATCGTGCGAAAATTCAACAAGGTGCACAGCTGCAAAGTGGGAGAGAGAATGGCTGATAAAAGACAAGCCACGTCAGATTTAATTGGAAATTTTGTAAAAGATAAGTATGCAAACTTCAAAACTGTTTATACGCCGGCCGATATTATTAGAGACATGAAGAAAGAGTATGGAGTCGAACTGACGTACCAAAAAGCATGGCGGTCAAAAGAAAAGGGATTAGAGCTTACAAGGGGTAATCCAGCTGAATCATACCGATTACTGCCTTCTTATCTACATGCGCTCAAATCAACAAATCCAGGTTCTGTAGCTGAATTGGAAACAAAAGAAGAGAGATTCCTTTATGTTTTCATATCGTTGAATGCATCAATTCAGGGTTGGGGGTTTTGCAAACCAGTAATTGTTGTTGACGGTACGTTCCTAAAGGCAGCTTACGGAGGAACGCTTCTAACGGCAGCAACTCAAGATGCTGCAAATAAAATTTTTCCTCTAGCATTTTGTGTCGTAGATTCAGAAAATGATGCTTCGTGGGAATGGTTTTTCAACAAAGTtagagaaacatttggtgtgAGAGAGGGAATGTGCATCATTTCAGATCGACACGACAGTATTAAAAAAGCAATTGAAAAAGTATACCCGGAAGCACATCATGGAATCTGTACTTAccatctttttaacaatgtcAAAGCAAGATATAGACGAGCAAAAGGTGAAATCAGAGAGCACTTTTTTGGGGCAGCAAAAGCATATACGCTTGAGCAGTTTGGGAAACACATGGAAGAACTTGACAAATTTGACCCAAAGATAAGGGAGTACCTAAATGACGTTGGTTTCGAAAAATGGACAACACTTTATTCCACCAACAACAGGTATTCAACAATGACTTCAAACATTGCTGAGTCATTAAATGCAACAAACATAGCTGCAAGAGAACTTCCTATAACGACCATGCTTGAGTTTCTACGTTCCCTTGTGCAAAAATGGACTCATGCAAACAGAATTTGTGCAAGATCATTAAAGACAGATATGTCAAAAGTAGCTGAAGATATATTGAATGAAAACTACATTCGATCTCTGCATCTAACGgtatttctaaaaattaaaatttgttaa
- the LOC126678638 gene encoding uncharacterized protein LOC126678638 isoform X2 — translation MDTIATFIQYNGYWNDKLQYTDFSVKGLLIPKDSSMNNLEQLLANQLQVNLEEENLKIKYQVKPDYPPLIIQDNDALVFYFQMKSKQSDPTQFPLCIEIEKKMRDISLYVSSSRSTQQNINRNAEVCQQQDNSTNIDNSESVSNMFQYATNVGNLLNEDQEVESPYVENMVIDEVKAIEIEEGQKYKDKRTLKTILSIYAINNHFQFRSYKSCKIEYIAICNEPECEWKLRSSRNKRSNVFIVRKFNKVHSCKVGERMADKRQATSDLIGNFVKDKYANFKTVYTPADIIRDMKKEYGVELTYQKAWRSKEKGLELTRGNPAESYRLLPSYLHALKSTNPGSVAELETKEERFLYVFISLNASIQGWGFCKPVIVVDGTFLKAAYGGTLLTAATQDAANKIFPLAFCVVDSENDASWEWFFNKVRETFGVREGMCIISDRHDSIKKAIEKVYPEAHHGICTYHLFNNVKARYRRAKGEIREHFFGAAKAYTLEQFGKHMEELDKFDPKIREYLNDVGFEKWTTLYSTNNRYSTMTSNIAESLNATNIAARELPITTMLEFLRSLVQKWTHANRICARSLKTDMSKVAEDILNENYIRSLHLTVFLKIKIC, via the exons ATGGATACAATTGCAACTTTTATTCAGTATAATGGCTATTGGAATGATAAACTCCAGTATACAGATTTTTCTGTTAAGGGACTTCTTATTCCAAAAGATTCTAGTATGAATAATCTTGAACAATTATTGGCAAACCAGCTACAAGTGAATTTAGAAGAagaaaatctgaaaatcaaGTATCAG GTTAAACCAGATTATCCACCGCTAATAATACAAGATAATGATGCTTTAGTATTCTACTTCCAGATGAAAAGCAAACAATCAGATCCAACACAGTTTCCACTTtgcattgaaattgaaaaaaaaatgagagataTATCATTATATGTTTCATCATCGAGATCAACACAACAAAACATCAACAGAAATGCAGAAGTTTGTCAACAGCAAGACAACTCAACAAATATTGATAATTCAGAGTCGGTTTCAAACATGTTTCAATATGCAACAAATGTCGGAAATTTGTTAAATGAAGATCAAGAAGTCGAAAGCCCGTACGTAGAGAATATGGTCATTGATGAAGTAAAGGCGATAGAAATAGAAGAAGGGCAGAAATACAAAGACAAGCGCACGTTGAAGACTATATTAAGCATTTATGCAATCAACAATCATTTCCAATTCAGATCTTACAAGTCGTGCAAGATTGAATATATAGCAATCTGCAATGAACCAGAGTGTGAATGGAAACTGAGATCTTCGAGaaataaaagatcaaatgtCTTTATCGTGCGAAAATTCAACAAGGTGCACAGCTGCAAAGTGGGAGAGAGAATGGCTGATAAAAGACAAGCCACGTCAGATTTAATTGGAAATTTTGTAAAAGATAAGTATGCAAACTTCAAAACTGTTTATACGCCGGCCGATATTATTAGAGACATGAAGAAAGAGTATGGAGTCGAACTGACGTACCAAAAAGCATGGCGGTCAAAAGAAAAGGGATTAGAGCTTACAAGGGGTAATCCAGCTGAATCATACCGATTACTGCCTTCTTATCTACATGCGCTCAAATCAACAAATCCAGGTTCTGTAGCTGAATTGGAAACAAAAGAAGAGAGATTCCTTTATGTTTTCATATCGTTGAATGCATCAATTCAGGGTTGGGGGTTTTGCAAACCAGTAATTGTTGTTGACGGTACGTTCCTAAAGGCAGCTTACGGAGGAACGCTTCTAACGGCAGCAACTCAAGATGCTGCAAATAAAATTTTTCCTCTAGCATTTTGTGTCGTAGATTCAGAAAATGATGCTTCGTGGGAATGGTTTTTCAACAAAGTtagagaaacatttggtgtgAGAGAGGGAATGTGCATCATTTCAGATCGACACGACAGTATTAAAAAAGCAATTGAAAAAGTATACCCGGAAGCACATCATGGAATCTGTACTTAccatctttttaacaatgtcAAAGCAAGATATAGACGAGCAAAAGGTGAAATCAGAGAGCACTTTTTTGGGGCAGCAAAAGCATATACGCTTGAGCAGTTTGGGAAACACATGGAAGAACTTGACAAATTTGACCCAAAGATAAGGGAGTACCTAAATGACGTTGGTTTCGAAAAATGGACAACACTTTATTCCACCAACAACAGGTATTCAACAATGACTTCAAACATTGCTGAGTCATTAAATGCAACAAACATAGCTGCAAGAGAACTTCCTATAACGACCATGCTTGAGTTTCTACGTTCCCTTGTGCAAAAATGGACTCATGCAAACAGAATTTGTGCAAGATCATTAAAGACAGATATGTCAAAAGTAGCTGAAGATATATTGAATGAAAACTACATTCGATCTCTGCATCTAACGgtatttctaaaaattaaaatttgttaa